In a genomic window of Diorhabda carinulata isolate Delta chromosome 8, icDioCari1.1, whole genome shotgun sequence:
- the LOC130897037 gene encoding G-protein coupled receptor 52, with product MSHHGMLRRDTSTMLIYSLSNDDSEIVFTLRSLAQASIIFVMALAIIITNVLIIATLLNFRGPSEVINYYLLSLAVADLLCGLLVVPLSVYPAVVNEWVYGDIICRLIGYLEVTLWAITVYTFMWISVDRYLSVRKPLRYETLQTKTRCQCWMAFTWISAAMLCCPPLLGFTKPLFDKEAYICMLDWGSMAAYTATLSILILGPSLITIVYTYTYIFSMLRKIKTGYPFHDKEYATALSENLSNPSHMMSFTLVVAFWLSWTPYIGVKLYEYFTAPLENHQTLHFGIVWLGFLNSFWKSVILITLSPQFRLALRIFCMTICCRYKGRLQAELIGMDDD from the exons ATGTCCCACCACGGGATGTTACGAAGGGACACCTCTACTATGCTTATCTACAGCCTTTCTAACGATGATTCGGAGATAGTGTTCACTTTGAGATCGCTAGCTCAGGCCAGTATCATTTTTGTTATGGCACTGGCTATTATTATCACAAATGTTCTCATTATTGCTACATTACTAAATTTCAGAG GACCTTCTGAGGTAATAAATTATTACTTGCTTTCCTTAGCCGTAGCAGATTTACTATGTGGCCTTCTAGTTGTACCATTATCAGTATATCCAGCGGTCGTAAACGAGTGGGTCTACGGAGACATTATCTGCCGATTGATTGGTTATCTAGAAGTTACCCTTTGGGCTATCACTGTTTATACTTTTATGTGGATTAGTGTAGATCGATATTTATCGGTGAGAAAACCGTTGCGGTACGAAACGCTCCAAACGAAAACCAG GTGCCAATGCTGGATGGCCTTCACCTGGATATCAGCAGCGATGCTTTGTTGTCCTCCTCTCTTAGGTTTCACGAAACCTCTTTTCGATAAGGAAGCCTATATCTGCATGCTCGATTGGGGTAGCATGGCAGCATATACTGCTACTCTATCAATCCTTATCTTAGGGCCGAGCCTCATCACAATCGTTTATACTTACACTTATATCTTTAGCATGTTGCGTAAGATCAAAACTGGGTATCCTTTTCATGATAAGGAGTATGCTACTGCTTTATCGGAGAATCTGTCAAATCCCAGTCACATGATGTCATTCACATTAGTGGTGGCGTTCTGGTTATCTTGGACACCATATATAGGGGTTAAGTTGTATGAATATTTCACTGCACCTCTGGAGAATCATCAG ACTCTCCATTTTGGTATTGTTTGGTTGGGTTTCCTGAATTCGTTTTGGAAATCCGTAATTCTGATAACACTCAGTCCACAATTCAGGTTGGCACTTAGGATTTTCTGTATGACGATTTGCTGTCGATATAAAGGTCGACTTCAAGCAGAGCTGATAGGTATGGATGATGACTGA